From a region of the Punica granatum isolate Tunisia-2019 unplaced genomic scaffold, ASM765513v2 Contig00406, whole genome shotgun sequence genome:
- the LOC116190251 gene encoding hevamine-A-like: MATNTPLFLPLVMVALFLQTAYGGDLGVYWGQDSDEGTLSEACATRKYASINIAFLNQFGHGRKPEFNLTAGHCGPSSSGCQAAIRECQSKGVKVFLSNGATDGNYSLASKDDAKNMADYLWNSYLGGKSSSRPLREAVLDGIDFTLEAGAPTDFYSDLAGFLSGYSTQGNKAIKTPC, encoded by the exons ATGGCAACCAATACCCCACTATTCCTCCCCCTCGTAATGGTCGCGTTGTTCCTTCAGACCGCTTATGGAGGTGATTTAGGAGTCTACTGGGGCCAAGATAGCGATGAGGGAACCCTGTCCGAGGCCTGCGCCACCAGAAAATATGCTTCAATAAACATAGCCTTCCTCAACCAGTTTGGCCATGGCCGGAAACCGGAGTTCAACCTCACTGCTGGTCACTGCGGTCCTTCCTCCTCGGGGTGCCAAGCAGCCATACGGGAGTGCCAGAGTAAGGGCGTGAAGGTGTTCCTCTCCAATGGCGCAACAGACGGGAACTACTCACTGGCATCCAAAGACGATGCCAAAAACATGGCGGACTATTTGTGGAATAGCTACCTCGGCGGGAAGTCGTCCTCCCGCCCCCTGCGGGAGGCCGTTCTTGATGGTATCGATTTCACCTTAGAGGCGGGTGCTCCCACAGACTTCTACAGCGACCTGGCAGGTTTCCTGTCTGGTTACAGCACTCAGGGGAATAAG GCTATCAAAACGCCCTGCTAG
- the LOC116190255 gene encoding expansin-A23-like gives MLISNFLLYLAYFLVIMVAAVTGLDTNWHDAHATFYGDMKGGETMQGACGYGDLFRQGYGLETTALSTALFNDGQACGACFEIVCANNPQWCIKGAGSIIVTATNFCPPNYSKPNDNWCNPPLKHFDLSMPMFTKLAYYKAGITPVKYRRTPCKKQGGIKFEFRGNPYWTLVLVYNVAGAGDVTNVKIKGSKTGWIQMSRNWGQNWQTGTILTGQSLSFQLTDSDRNTVEINNVAPSNWQFGQIYDGRKNF, from the exons ATGCTCATCTCAAATTTCCTTCTCTACTTGGCTTATTTCCTTGTAAT CATGGTTGCGGCAGTTACAGGACTCGACACAAATTGGCATGATGCTCATGCAACGTTCTACGGGGACATGAAGGGTGGAGAAACCATGC AAGGAGCTTGTGGCTACGGAGATTTATTCAGGCAAGGGTACGGCTTGGAAACAACTGCCCTAAGCACTGCCCTCTTCAACGATGGCCAAGCTTGCGGAGCTTGTTTCGAGATCGTATGCGCCAACAATCCTCAGTGGTGCATCAAAGGGGCCGGGTCGATTATCGTGACTGCAACCAATTTCTGCCCTCCGAACTACTCGAAGCCTAACGATAACTGGTGCAACCCTCCACTGAAACACTTTGACCTCTCCATGCCCATGTTCACGAAGCTCGCCTACTACAAGGCTGGGATCACCCCTGTCAAGTACCGGCGAACCCCGTGCAAGAAGCAGGGAGGGATCAAGTTCGAGTTCAGGGGGAACCCGTACTGGACCCTTGTATTGGTGTACAATGTCGCCGGGGCTGGAGATGTGACGAATGTCAAGATCAAGGGGTCAAAAACTGGCTGGATTCAGATGTCGCGGAACTGGGGCCAGAACTGGCAGACCGGGACCATCCTGACGGGGCAAAGCCTATCATTCCAGTTGACCGACAGCGACCGGAATACTGTTGAAATCAACAACGTCGCCCCATCGAACTGGCAATTCGGCCAGATTTATGATGGGCGGAAGAACTTCTAG